From Acinonyx jubatus isolate Ajub_Pintada_27869175 chromosome E2, VMU_Ajub_asm_v1.0, whole genome shotgun sequence:
aatcaagagtcagacacttaaccgactgagccacccaggcacccgatatCAGTGAACCTTCAAAATAGTGTatgtaaaagaagccagtcataaaagaccaCGTATtttatgagtccatttatatCAACTGTCctgaataggcaaatccatagacagaACATAGATTTGTGGTTTCCATGGGTTGCAAAGTGGCAGGGGTGTGGAAGGAAGTGGGGAGTGACTGGTAAtggatacagggtttctttttggggtgatgaaaatgttctaaaattgactagTGATGGTGGCACAATCCTGAGTATACtagaaaccactgaattatacactttaagtGGGTAAATTGTAcagcatgtgaattatatttcagtgagactattatttttaaaaagggagaggaagtCTGGCTAAAGGAGTGGCTTGTGGGGAAAAGTGAAGCTAAGAGGGTGAGGTTAGGCTTGGAGAAAACAGTGACCAGAGCTGACGTCACCATGAAGTCAAGAatgaatggggaaagggaaggagacccTCAGCGACTGTGGGCTGTCCTCAGACCACTGGGTGTTGGGAACTCGCACCTGATGACAGTTACATCTCTGAAGTCTTCTGGTCTCCGAGCGAATCATCTTCGGTTTTTTCACGTCTCCCTCACAGCTGTGATGTTAAGTCTTGTCTGCTAAGATTTCTCTGCTTGGGtttcctgtccctcctgccctacccccagccccaccGATCCCGGGTTGTTAACAGTTTTCATCAATAACCCCCAGGCTCTGCTGGCTTCATTGGGAtcgtccctccctctcccttatGCCACCGAAACAAAGTCACCCTTCCCAGAAGCGTCAGCCATTTGGACCGTTTTAATCAAACATCACAGCTTGGGTAACttataaaaaataggaaatgtatTACTCACAGTTCAAAAGACTAAAAGTCCCAGATCAGGATGCCAGCCTGGTCAGGTGAAGGCCTCTCTTGCAGGTCTCAAATGTCTTatcgtgtcctcacatggccaaaAGGGGAAGGAGCTAGGTGCAgtctctgtcctttttttctcaccaccccccccttttttttaatgtttatttatttttgagagagagagacagagcatgagtgggggaggggcagagagagagagggagacacagaatcctaaacaggctctaggctctgagctgtcagcacagagcctgaagaaacacgagattatgacctgatccgaagtcagacgcttaaccgactgagccacccatgcgccccgtgcagtctcttttataaggacactagtcctgTTCATAAGGGTTCCCGTTTCATgacccaatcacctcccaaaggccccacctcctaatccCATCGCATTGGCAGTGATGTTTCTGTTCacctatgaatttggggggggacACATTCAGAACATAGCACCAGAGAAATTTCCAGCACTGGCAACAGCTGCTCCCCTCAGTCCCCCTAAGGAAGATCTCAGACCTCTGGCCAGCAGCCCCATTGTTCCCGAGGAGGACCCCTCTGAGCGCCGCAGCCCCTCACGTCCTCCTTCCCATTTTGACCCAAGAGTCCCATCAGTGTGGCCCGGCCCCATAGCTGCTGGATGGAGAGCAGCAGCCCCCAAGGTGACGGGGCCTTGAGATGGCGTGTCTGGAGCCACCAGGCCTTAGCGCCCACTGGGGCTGTCTGCCCTGACTTTGCCTCTGTCTGGCCATTCTGCAGAGTACTCGGTGGCCATGCCTAAGTCCGTGTTCCCGGGCCTCTTCGTGCTGGGGCTGCTCCTCTGGAGCCTCACGGAGTACCTCATCCACCGCTTCCTGTTCCACATGAAGCCCCCCGGGGACAGCTATTACCTTATCCTGCTGCACTTCGTCCTGCATGGCCAGCACCACAAGGTGAGCAGGGCAGGCTCCTGCCCGGGGCCTGGCAACCGTGACCCGCTCGGGGGAGCTGCTGATCTTTCTGGGAGTCAGGCCGGGAACAAGTGGCCATCAGGGCATTTGCTGCTGCTCAGACGGGTGACTGGGTCCTAACTGGAAGCGGGCGTGGACAGAGTGAGCATGCGTGTCTGCACACCATTCATTTTTGACACCAGGCACGCTGCAGGTACGTTTCAGCCGTCATCTTTAATCCTCACACCatctcattcattcgttcgttcgttcaacAGACGTTCCCTGAGCGCTCACTACCTGCGGGCACTGTTCTAGATACAacagaacaaaactaaaaactcaCTGTCCTGGTGGAGCTTCCTTCTGAGGATGGTGCTACAGTTCTCCCCATTCCGCAGAGCtgcaaactgaggcttagagaaattaagaaactgaggaacttgtccaaagtcacacctGGCACAGCCAGGATGTTGGGCCCCATTCTGTGAaccccagagtctgtgctctcaactgtctttcttcttttctccctccccgcttccctctctccctgccttttgcTTCCAGGAGCTggtcctgggggggtggggggggggtggggaggcgcaCACCCGCGCACTGCTCTGTGGCTGttacctgctttctctctctcttctcctccagcCCAGAGAGGGTCTGTCCCTTCTCAGAACACTCACCAAGCAGTCTCTAAAACCTTACCTCTATGCCAGGCCCTTGGCTCTTGAAGCTGGAGTCTAAGGCTTGGCTCTCTTATCTGCTTCACTGTGACCACACCCCCTTGGAACGCCCCCtaggaggtggggacagggagacCGCGTCCGCTCACACTTCTGGTACCGGTCTACCTTGTGAGCCTGCGTTAACCTCCTCTTGCTGGTGTGCTGGCCCCCCAGACAACATCAGGCCTCCGTCCGGGTACCCCGCATGGTATCTGGCGGTGAGGCTCCTCTCTAGCACCTAACAAGTTCCGGAGCCAACGTGGCCTCGTGGGCTGGGAGCCCGCCGCCCACATCACCGCCGCCCTGTTCTTGGACAGGTCTCCAGGGCCCGTCCTGGCTTGGAAATTGGGAGCGGGACAGTCTCTCAAGGGCCTTCAAGCATGGTGGCCTGCCCTCCCCAAAGCCACCGAAGGTGCCAAGCCCACCCGTGACAGGTTGCTGCCGCCTCACTGGAACGCGCGGGCGGCTCTGCCCCTGTCCTCTGCGGTGCTGGGACCACAGGCAGGCCGCCCGGCCCGGCCGTCTGCTGACGCGTGAGCCTCTCCCTCCGCAGGCACCCTTCGATGAGTCCCGCCTGGTCTTTCCCCCGGTGCCGGCTTCTCTGGGGATTGCCTTCTTCTACGCGTTGCTACAGCTCCTCCTGCCGGAGGCGGTGGGGGGCACTGTGTTCACTGGGGGCCTCCTGGGGTACATCCTCTACGACATGACACATTACTACCTGCACTTCGGCTCGCCGCACAAGGGCTCCTACCTGTACAACATGAAGGCTCACCACGTCAAGCATCACTTTGCACATCAGCAGTCAGGTGAGGCCGCCCACACCCAGCCTCCTTCATTCGTTCTCGTATTTATTTTACAGCCACCAGTGAGCCCCTACCAAGGGTCGGGTactgttctgggtgctggggatacacAGGAAGGCAAGCCGGGGGCTCCCACCCTACCCACTGGGAGACAAACAGGGAAATCAACAAATAGCAAAGATAACTTTAGACAGTGATAAGggccacaaagaaaagaaaccacgAGCTGTCGGGGAGGGTCCGGCTCTGTGTCATAAAAACAACGCGAGTCACAGATATGATTTCAgattttctagtagccacgttAACAAGCAAAATTAAACAGATATAgttagttttaataatatattttacaggtgcctgggtgacgcagtgggttaagcgcctgacatcggctcatgggttccagccctgcatcaggctctgtgctaacagcttggagcctgggcatgcttcagattctgtctctgtctctctgcccctcccccattcaagctcgctttctctctctgtctctctctctctctcaaatataaataaaaacattaaaaaaatttttttattatatattttattaaggggcgctgggtggcttagtcggttggacatctgacttcagctcaggtcatgatctcctggttcatgggttcaagccccatgtcaggctctgtgttgacaggttggagcctggagcctactttggattctgtgtctccctctctctctgcccctcccctgcttgcactccgtctctctctctcaaaaaaaaaattaacattaaaaaaagtaaaaaatatatatattttattaagccAAATACAAccaaaatattaccatttccGCCTGTAACCAATATAAAAAAAcactaatgagatattttacattatttttcttatgttacaTCTTCACAACATCTAGTGTGTACTTtgcacttacagcacatctcagttcaaGTGCTAAGTTTTCGtttgaaatgctttaaaaaaaattttaatgcttatttatttttgagagagacatagagcatgagcaggggaggggcagagagagagggagacacagaatccgaagcaggctccaggctccaagctgtcagcacagagcctgatgcagggcttgaactcacaaaccacgaaatcatgacctgagccgaagtcagacgcttaaccgactgagtcacccaggcgccccttattagaAATACTTGATCTATATTTAGAGTTTATAAAATTGactatttaaaaaagtgaattcaCATTAGGTGAGTTGTCCTAAACATGCCTAAAAGTTTTTCAGtagatcggggtgcctgggtggctcagttggttgagtaatCACTCAActcatgactcttgatttcggctcaggtcatgatcccacagtttgtgagtttgagccccgagtcaggcttcatgctgacagtgcaaagcctgcttgggattcttgctcgctcactctgtctccctctggctcagttggttaagtttctgactcttaatttcaattcaggtcatgatctcacagttcaggagatcaagccctgtatggggctctgtgctgacagcagggaacctgcttgggattctctctctgcccccccttcaaaataaataaataaatgtaaaaaattaattaattaaaaaaagttttccagtAACTCAGTcaactataaatttttaaattggaattagagttatttaaaatgaaattggggcacctgggtggctcagtctgttgggcgtccagcttcggctcagatcatgatctcgtggtctgtgagtttgagccccacattggactctgtgctgacagctcagagcctggagcctgcttcggattctgtgtctccctctctctctgcccctcccctactcatgctctgtctctagctgtgtcaaaaataaataaacattaaaaaaaattttttttaataaaatgaaattaaaacttacaaaggtggggggggggtgcacctgggtagctcagtaggttaagcctccaactttggctcaggtcatgatcttgtggttcacgagttccagcctcatatcgggctctgtgctaacagctcagagcctggagcctgctttggattctgtgtctccctctctctctgcccctccaccactcatgctctgtctctgtctctatctctctcaaaaataaataagcattaaaaaaaaaaaaacttaaaaaaatgaaatgaaatgaaattaggaaTCGAGTGCCTCCGTAGCTCCAGCCACCTTCTCGGGGCTCAGCAGCCACACAGGTCAGTGGCTACCGCATTGGATGAAACAGCACTAGGTAAAGGGGTCTAGGAACGTATCATTGCAGAAGTGTCTTTACAGCTGAGGCCTAAGCTAAGAGAAGCCAGCATCCAACGTCTGGGGAAAGAACATCCCAGAAGCAACAGGTGCAAAGCCTCTGTTCCAGCCTCTGCAGCAGGAATGAACTTGACATctccaaagagaaggaagaggctgAAGTGtgagacagaggggaagagactCAGGCAAGGGCCAGGCTGTCCCACCAAACACAGGCTGGATAAGGAATTTGGGTTTATTCCAGTGGCATCCTTGGGAGACTACAAACACAAGTACTCTGCTCTCAACCTCTGCCAGGAGGGCCCTGAGAGTTGGGAAGGCCAGCGGGGACAGATGTTCAAACCCTGCCTGCGTGCTAGCCCTCCCCAGGCTCCCTTCCCGAGGAAATTTCTCCCACGCCTTCACCGGTCCCTcatcttctccccatttctctccttctctaggATTTGGCATCAGCACTAAATTGTGGGATCATTTCTTCCACACCCTTATGCCGGAAGAGCCCCACCTGAAGATGCAGTGACAACTCCCAGCCCCACCGTCCTGCCCTCAGCCCAGCCGTGGCccctgcctcacccccaccccccatccagaCCCTGAAAAGAAGGTTTGCTTGGCCAGGCGGGACAGGCTTTGTCGGGCCTTTGGGCTTGGTGGGGGCATGCTGGAGAGACCCGGAAGACTGAGACAGACCCTGAGACTGCCCTCCTGACCCCCCACTGGAGGGTCATGTCCAtgaggtgcccaggtggctctcAGGGTCTAGCTCTTTTCTAGAGCATCATGGCCTCTCCATTAGCTTCCCTGCCCAGAGCCTTAGCCCACAGGATGGCTTCAGGACCTGGCCAATGGGGAATTTCCCAAGGGGAATGAAGGAAACTGACCCCTGGGGCCAGGCCTGTGACCCACCTGTGTCTCAACACCTTGGGCCACCTGGGagaaccccccacccaccccccagtgGTGGAGCTGCCGGTGTTAACAGCAAAGTGAGTCTACGGGGCCTGGGGtccttgtcttcctcttcctcccttcccggGGAGGGTTTGGTGGCTCTGGCTGTTCTCCTGATGAAAGGAGAACACTGAGGTAGATGAAGGGCTCtcacaaagagagagacaacatgatgCCTCCCATGGGCCACCTCCAGACCCGGGGCAGTGCCTTTGTCCCCTTGCCCCCAATCACAAATGCCAGCTGCACCGTCGGATGCCTCAGGCTGCCACACGTGCCCCACCCACACGCTCGGCCCTTTACCGGCCTatgcagaggggtggggggcctCTGGCATGGCCTCCTAGGTGGCGGGACCCCGGGCCCCTTTCTTGAGGAACCGCCAGCTCCTCTAGCCACCTCCCCACCTGCCTTCAGAATCACACAGCTTTTCCCCGGGGGAGGCGACCGGGGCCTCTCGGTGGGCAGGAGCCCCACCCCGTCTCTGGCCATTCTTGACCTCCGCCTGGCACCGGTGGGCCTCTGCCGCCCCACTCAGGACCCTTCCAGCCAGCACCTCTTCACGCCGAGAAGGAGCCTTCGTGCGGTGCCTtaccccctccccagctgcttccctgcacctcccccagcAGATGAGGTTCCCATCCCTGTCTCGTAACCAAAACCCTCACTGCTCATGAGAGGGTCTTATTTATCAACTATATAAATGCCCTTAGTCTGGCCCCCGACCGAGTAGCTGCTCAGATCGCCGTATCTAATCCCACACGTCAGGCTTATGTAAGACATTTTGTCCCGTTTTTGTTCTCTTCTCACCCAGAAACCGTTACTACTTGAAACATTTTAGAATCTCTAAGAGTGTAAAGGCTACAGAGAAGCAGCTTGACGGATCCTGTGATTTGTACTGTTTACTGTGGAGttatttaaagattttggaaTAAATATACAAACTACAGTTGTGACATAAAGGTgtaaataaattgtatattttgaaaaataaaaaccttgaaaaagaaatcaacaaaagttTGTTGGCACTTGTTGATTGGGGCCTCACCAAACTTcatggccggggtgggggggggggagtgggggaggggtgacggggtggggggggggggggatgaaggCAGTTGGTCCAGCAGGGAGGGGTGTTTATGTTACTACTGACCAGGCTGTGTGGACTTGCTGGAGCATAGTGATGATAAAAAGCTTGCcgactctttcttttttcaagtttattctacttattttgagagagcaggcaggagcaggggaggggcagagaaagagggagagagagaatcccaagcaggctccatgctacaaAGCTTGCCAACTCTTATCATCTTATTCAGTCTTATTACTGTCTTAAAATTCTCCGCAGACCACATCTCCCCTCACTGCTGGGAGATGGGCTGGAGCTGGAGGGTCGGCATTCTTCCCAGCCGCCTTGGTGCACCACTGGGGAGGTGTTTCTTCTGGAATTTATCAGATCCCAAATGAGGTTCCAGTCGACTTTCCTAAAATGAAGGGGGAAAGGCTGTAACAACAAATGCCCACAGTGGGAACTAGAATTTCAGGCCAGTTCGGTCTAGATGTAACGTAGTTTCCTGGGATGCCTTCTCAGCCACGTCAGTTCCCACCTGGGGAACCTGTCGAAGTACAGATCCAAGTCCTCCACCCTCAGTGTCTAATTCAATTGGTCTGGCGGAGGTGGGCTCTGAATTTGCCTGCCTAAAGATGGGGAAGCGGAAGAAAGCTAACCTTGGTGAGACTCTGGCGACGAGGCGAGAGCCCCCGCCcctgctgcctctccctgctccagcAGCCACGCGGTGACTTTGTCCATGTGGCTCCCAGCCTGAAGACAGGTGTGACCTGTCTGAGCCACCCATCCCACAAGCTCCTGGAATCGGGCCCATCCAAGCAGCAGAAATCACAACCTGTGTTTCCTCGATGTTGCTGGAAATCTGACAGCAGAGCATCGCACCCaaggaacaggaagaaacaagaaggaagaacagaggaagagaTTGCTTGGGTGTAAATAtgtaagtccatcagagaaaagTCTAAGATGAAcaagtttgaggaaaaaaaaaaggcactggaaaaaacttatttaaaaagattgaaacaaAACTCATAAGAAACACTGAAATCTAAGTAAGTTTATAGCATGGTAATaagatttaggggaaaaaatagtaaaaccaaGCCAACCTATTAATGAGAAAGTCTTCTTGGTGAACATTGGACAGATTCCCCCAGAGCTTCCTGTGCCCACTAGAACTTTCCAGGGGGTTAGGAATTTCCACAGAGCCTTTGAAAGACAGTAAGTCTCACTGTACAGAAAAGAATATAAGTGCTATGAGGCCCTTAACCTCAAGCAAATTGGTACTCATGGTGCATTCCTTGCCCAGCGACCGTCTAGTAGAGTCAGGGAATTTATTATCATGTGTAAGAGACATGAGCCAAAGATCAGATCTAAAGCAAGCAGGGGGCATTATCAAAATGCCAACACAGATAGCATGATGGGAAAGCCTGGAACTCATGGCACgtgattatatttatttctgtagtgGGAGCAGACACAAAACCATCAAGAAAGTTGAATGTTTGCTCAGGCAAAGGGCCATTGAAATTCTGATTGGTGTAAATAACCAGGCTGAATGATTCAGTGATCTGAGCAATTTACCCTATCTGATTCTGTACCAACAAGCCAGCTGCCCTGGCAGAGGACAGGCCCTAgccattatatttatttctggcGCTGTGCTTGTACTTCTAGATAGGCTGTCTTTGGGCGTTTCTTGGCTGACCTGAAGAACTGCCCTTTTAACTGGACTCCGTTCTTTTCCTCCATTGGCTCTGGCTTCTGTTCTCTGTCTTTGAACTTTGTACTATTTCTTATTGTGCCCAGCACAATGCCCAACTTGTAACAggcttcaataaatgttagtcttGTCTCTGTCAAATCTCTGACGGGTTACATTGTTGGAGTCTTGCTTCTCCACCTGTTCTCTGGCCTCTGCTGCCCTCTGGTGACAGCATGGGGCTCTGCCCCTTCTGACTGCCTTCGTGACTATTTGCAAATCACACGTCGCTGGTTGTAAAATTCCAGCACTTTTCCACTTTACGTGTTCTCTTGACTTACTGTTTTGTCTCATCTGATGTTTTTGAGGGAAACCTGGAACTATGTTGAGGAGTTTCTGGTTCTAATTTTCTATGAAGATATGCTGGCTGTAGAGATTTGATTGGAGATTTCTTTACAGTGAGGTGATAATAGCACAATGAATAAATTGTATCTACTAAGGATGCTGCAAGTTGAATGTGAAATTTGGAAAATGCCAGAATTCCCATCTTCACTCCATCCCCAATACCTTATAAGCTTGTAGCAggaaaaaagaagtgataaagaggaagaaggagaaggagaaagaaggagaaggagaaggagatcTTGTTTTGGCAAAAGCATAAAGCAGGGGGAACCTATTTTCATTTAGGGTCCCTAAAATGAGAACATGGACATAGTAGTTAATTTGGGAGGTGATTGTGGAAATAGAGTGAGGAATTGGGAAGGATTAGAAAGGGAAAGTGGGGGAGAGCATATAAGGATGAgtatgtgaggggcgcctgggtggctcagttgcttaagcatctgacttaggctcaggtcatgatctcaccgtttgtgagtttgagccccacatcgggctctgtgctgacagctcagagcctggagcccacttcggattctgtgtctccctctctctctgcccctcccctgcttaagatctctctctctctctctctctctctctctctctctctctctctcaaagtaaacatttttttaaattttaaggatGAGTATGTGAGGTTCTTATGCAGATTCTACAGGGTCATCTTGAGAAGCAGACAGGATATCTGCCAGGATTGTCCACCTAAAGGACAAGAGGCTGGAACGTTTATCGACCAGCTTCCTTTCCTGTTGGTTGAGGATTTCTTCCGGGGTGTCTACTCCCTCCTCACTTATAAGTTGTCCAGGCATGTAAGCCAACCAGATTCTTTGACAAAGGTCCTGGAGCAAAAGCAGAGAGATGAATGTGTGTACTTGAAATGGGATGCAATTACTACAAGCTGAGTGGGAGCTTCGCTTGTAACTGTGGCCAAAATCAAAGCTGAGACAGTGGTCAGACAGAACCTTCCGCCACAATTAAGGTTAAGACCAGAGGTGGACAGAAGGGTGAGAACAGGGTCACCATATATGTCTGCCACAGAACCCAAAGGGCTGTATTGTCAGTGTAAGAGTGAACCAGAAATACACCTACCTTCCCAGGGCACTGCCTGCATGGAGAGGAGAAAGTTTCTCTTGAGAATGTAGAACCACAAGCACAGCCCTGATGGAGGTCTGAAGCCTGAATTTATGCAAACTGGGTGGTCTGAAACACCCCAGGTCAAAAATTTCATGTAAAGTATTCCCGACTGGTGAAACCCCAGGGCTTTCAGCAGGAGCCCTTATACATTTCAGTGGAGAAATGCAACATAAATCAAGGTCCCCTAAAATTCCCACAGATAAAATTCCAAGGACTATAAactcacaataaaaacaaaacaaaacgcacAAGGAAAAAAGGCACCATGAGTAAAAGCTGATGGAAACAATATGCAacagatgggcattgaggagggcacttgggatgagcactgggtgttgtatgtaagtgatgaagcatgggaatctacccccaaaaccaagagtatgttagccaacttgacaataaattatattaaaaaaaaagaaacaatatgcaACAGAAATACACTCAAAAAGACATCAAACATTAGAATTACGAGATGTGCtagttattttccatttgttctccCGATTCACTCTGCATCTTTCCCCCATTCCACACCATACTGTGTGTGAACTGCGTCAGTTTCTTCACTTGCTTATTGGCTGCAAATAGAGGCACCTACAAGAGATTGGCAGGATGGAGAGTGGGGTCCACGTATTTATTCctagagctcttttttttttttctgcactgttttgtcattttcagcGTACATGTCTTTTCACCCACTTGCTCACATTTActcccaaatattttattcttttggctgctattgtaaatggaattgttttcttaatttccttcttgtctttttcattactgatttatAGAAACACAGCTGACTTTCATGTGTTAGTCTTGTATCATgcaactctgctgaattcatttattttactttttttaatgcttatttattttttagagagagacagagcgtgagtgggggaggggcagagaaagcaggagacaacgaatctgaagcaggatttaggctctgagatgtcagcacagagcctgacatgggacttgaactagtgaactgggagatcgtgacctgagcggaagtcggaggcttaaccaactgagccacccaggtacccctgaattcatttattagctctagtaaaaagaattttatgaattctttgagttttctatatgtaaaatttctatatgtaaaattatgAAGACCCTTGGCACTTATGGGTAGTTGAAAGTGCCTAAAAGTTTTATAGCCTCCCGTCCCTGTCCCAGGGCCCCTCGCCCTCCGTCCATAGCCGTCAAACAACTGATGTGGGTATATAATGCTTTTGGTCGTGTCAGACAGCACCATTTGGAAGCACCTGCAGAACCCCACGGAAACATCAAGAGCTCGAGCTTCCTGGTGACAGACTGCTACAAAGTGATGGCGAGCACAGTCTTCCAGGTGACTCTGATTTCGACCTGTGTCACTAATGCTGGGAAAGGGACACATGTTTCCCGGAAAGGCTGTGCTTGCTTGTTTCTCTGCCTTAACCTTAGCACTGGGCTCACCTCTACACCTGTCTGGACAGTTTTCCGTGCGCCCACCACAGGATAGGCTCAATCCTGCCTGCTGTTCAGATGCCTATCTTCCCTCACACCTGCTTAGCAGGGACAGGCTAAGAGTCATTTCCAGTTAAATACCTGGACACCACTTCTGTGTCCCTGCAGGATTTTCCTAGATCCAACTAGGCATTCAGACTCATGGGACTACCATAAGCCACACTTGGCATTGAGAGTAATGGCATGCAGGATACATGGCTTGGCGGAGGATAGCATCAAATCCCTCTCTCCAGTGGGAGTCCCCGCAGCTGTCCCCACAGTCATCCAGGAGATAGTCTCTTTGCTCTCACCCCAGGTGCTAGCGAAAGAAGCTCCCCTCCGGTGGGTGTGGGGCCATCCAGGCTTAGAAGTCTTGTGACACACAGGAGTCAATATTCTCTTGTAACAACTCCATGGGCATATCTTCAGGTGTCACCACAAAGGGTGTGTCAGTAATAAGAGTGGCCACAGAGCCCAGCATCCCTCATTTATAGTTCTCATACCCTCCCAACGCCTAGCTCATAAGCAATTTACCAATCAGGGGTCTTTAGTCATCAGCAATATTTGGGCACATAGATGACCATCTGCCCTTATCAGGTTCTCAGGGGAATGGAGCTAAAAAGttaactgaggggtgcctgggtggctcagtgggttaagcgtccgacttcagctcaggtcatgatctcatggttcatgagttcatagagccccacgtcaggctctatgtggacagcttagagcctggagcctgctttggattctgtgtctacctctctgccctcccccagtcattctctctctctctctctctctctcagaaataaataaacatttaaaaaaaattttaagttaactGAAAGATccttttacaaaagaggaaagggTTTTGTTAACTCGATGTCCACAATTCCCAAATGCTAGAAGAATATTCTCTTTGTCATCCACAGATGACTTTCTTCCAGCCTTACAAGTGCCTGGGACAGCCCTTAAATAACACAAGATAGGTCTTTCCTGACTTCCAGATGCCTTTCCCCCTCGCCAGTGGGATATAAGTGCTCTCAAACACCGTGCCTGCACCACTCTCGTGGTCCTCACCGGACTGAAACATGTGCTTCTCAGCCTTTCATCCCCAGTATCCAGCAGGGCGCTAGATGTCAGAGGACgtcagtgctcagtaaacatgt
This genomic window contains:
- the FA2H gene encoding fatty acid 2-hydroxylase isoform X1, which produces MAPAPPPAASFSPAEVQRRLAAGDCWVRCGARLYDLTGFVRHHPGGEQLLRARAGEDVSADLDGPPHRHSANARRWLEQYYVGELQGDPQGSVENGTVASVNTQKTDPLMEPKFKVVDWDKDLVDWRKPLLWQVGHLGEKYDEWVHQPVTRPIRLFHSDLIEALSKTAWYSVPLIWTPLVLYLSWSYYRTFAQGNVRLFASFSTEYSVAMPKSVFPGLFVLGLLLWSLTEYLIHRFLFHMKPPGDSYYLILLHFVLHGQHHKAPFDESRLVFPPVPASLGIAFFYALLQLLLPEAVGGTVFTGGLLGYILYDMTHYYLHFGSPHKGSYLYNMKAHHVKHHFAHQQSGAWVTQWVKRLTSAHGFQPCIRLCANSLEPGHASDSVSVSLPLPHSSSLSLSVSLSLSNINKNIKKIFLLYILLRGAGWLSRLDI